A window from Nitrospira sp. ND1 encodes these proteins:
- the mnmA gene encoding tRNA 2-thiouridine(34) synthase MnmA produces the protein MTRQTVLLGMSGGVDSSVAASLLVRQGYDVHGVTLQVWEHEDDQVAVSKRWEERGCCKIGIAKYVAQRLRIPYEVVDRREVFQQGVIDDFVAGYASGTTPNPCVRCNERVKLRSLYALAHERGLDYVATGHYARVQQIDGQWSLHRALDARKDQSYFLYRINPAWLPHLLFPVGHMQKCDVWQEAESLGLPVEELKESQEICFVSHGDYRTFIEQEMPEAKKPGPFVGVDGEVLGQHEGIAFYTPGQRRGLGIAVGQRLYVQKVVPESGQVVLCAEDQLVQSECQVADLSLFDHALGRQPVEADVKIRYATPPCPATLLPSESGTLQVQFHQPQRALSPGQSAVFYDGDRVLGGGIIQRS, from the coding sequence ATGACACGTCAGACCGTACTGCTAGGTATGAGCGGCGGAGTGGATAGCTCCGTCGCTGCCTCGCTCCTCGTGCGGCAGGGGTACGATGTCCACGGCGTCACGCTCCAGGTATGGGAGCATGAGGATGACCAGGTCGCCGTCTCCAAGCGCTGGGAAGAGCGGGGATGCTGCAAGATCGGGATCGCGAAGTATGTCGCGCAACGTCTACGTATTCCATATGAGGTTGTCGATCGTCGCGAAGTCTTTCAGCAGGGCGTGATCGATGATTTCGTCGCCGGGTATGCCTCCGGCACCACGCCCAATCCCTGCGTGCGGTGCAATGAGCGGGTGAAATTGCGCTCCCTGTATGCCTTGGCACATGAGCGAGGCCTGGACTATGTGGCGACGGGGCACTATGCCCGCGTGCAGCAGATCGATGGGCAGTGGTCGCTGCATCGGGCGCTCGATGCGCGCAAAGACCAAAGTTACTTTCTCTATCGGATCAATCCTGCCTGGTTGCCGCACCTGCTGTTTCCGGTGGGCCATATGCAGAAGTGCGATGTGTGGCAAGAGGCCGAATCGCTCGGATTGCCCGTGGAGGAACTCAAGGAAAGCCAAGAGATTTGTTTCGTGAGCCACGGCGACTATCGAACGTTCATCGAGCAGGAAATGCCGGAGGCTAAGAAGCCCGGACCCTTTGTGGGGGTGGATGGCGAGGTCCTCGGGCAGCATGAGGGTATCGCGTTCTATACGCCGGGGCAACGCCGCGGCCTGGGTATTGCCGTGGGGCAGCGGTTGTACGTGCAGAAAGTGGTGCCTGAATCCGGTCAGGTGGTGTTATGTGCGGAAGATCAGCTTGTGCAGTCAGAGTGTCAGGTCGCCGATCTCAGTCTGTTTGATCACGCCCTCGGTCGGCAGCCGGTTGAGGCGGACGTGAAGATTCGTTACGCCACGCCTCCCTGCCCGGCGACCCTTCTACCGTCTGAAAGCGGCACGCTTCAGGTTCAATTTCATCAGCCGCAGCGCGCCTTGAGCCCAGGTCAGTCCGCCGTGTTTTATGATGGCGACCGCGTACTCGGTGGCGGCATCATTCAGCGGTCATAG
- a CDS encoding polymer-forming cytoskeletal protein, giving the protein MWGETKKQPVAEDDKFTFLGKGTSFKGIVTFDGTVRIDGRVEGEVHTGGAVIVGESAVIKGVIAAGSVSISGRVKGSVTALQKVEIQKPGILIGDIQSPVIMIEEGAHFHGMSNMGAEKWTEDESSEFGAPQDPGVRDLVAHRGKVKTQEP; this is encoded by the coding sequence ATGTGGGGTGAGACCAAAAAGCAGCCGGTCGCGGAAGACGATAAATTTACCTTTCTCGGCAAGGGGACCAGCTTTAAGGGCATTGTTACGTTTGATGGCACCGTCCGAATCGATGGCCGTGTCGAGGGGGAAGTGCATACGGGCGGGGCGGTGATCGTCGGAGAAAGCGCCGTCATCAAGGGCGTGATTGCTGCCGGATCCGTCTCGATCAGTGGACGCGTGAAGGGGTCGGTGACGGCTCTGCAGAAGGTCGAGATTCAAAAGCCGGGGATTCTCATCGGGGATATCCAGAGCCCGGTGATCATGATCGAAGAAGGCGCGCATTTTCACGGCATGAGCAATATGGGCGCCGAAAAGTGGACGGAGGACGAGTCCTCTGAATTCGGTGCTCCGCAGGATCCCGGCGTGCGCGACCTCGTAGCCCATCGCGGCAAAGTCAAAACGCAAGAGCCGTAG
- a CDS encoding polymer-forming cytoskeletal protein: protein MAWINKDKQDGKRQAGQSEGTEMENLESTAPREGNEEINAFVGKGVSFKGVISYNGTVRIDGNLDGEIHTEGVLLVGEDAVLTAKITAGTVVCKGKITGDISAREKVKLRAPAVVNAGVKAPLLAMEEGVVFNGTLEMSQSGTREPQGQGSTRGQGVKLVNG, encoded by the coding sequence ATGGCGTGGATTAATAAGGACAAGCAGGACGGGAAGCGTCAGGCAGGACAAAGCGAGGGAACTGAAATGGAAAATTTGGAATCTACGGCACCGCGCGAGGGAAACGAAGAGATCAATGCCTTTGTCGGAAAAGGTGTCAGCTTCAAGGGTGTCATTTCCTATAACGGCACCGTCCGCATCGATGGCAATCTGGATGGAGAGATTCATACCGAAGGAGTGTTGCTGGTCGGTGAGGATGCGGTTCTGACGGCGAAGATCACGGCCGGTACCGTGGTGTGCAAAGGGAAGATCACCGGCGACATCAGCGCCCGGGAGAAGGTGAAGTTGCGCGCGCCTGCCGTGGTGAATGCCGGCGTGAAGGCGCCGCTGTTGGCCATGGAAGAAGGGGTGGTCTTCAACGGCACGTTGGAGATGAGCCAGTCGGGAACGCGCGAGCCGCAGGGGCAGGGATCCACGCGCGGACAGGGCGTCAAGTTGGTCAACGGATAA